A segment of the Mycobacterium intracellulare ATCC 13950 genome:
GTGCGCGACCACCTCCCACCGGGTTTGCCGCCCGACCCTTTCGCCGACGACCCCTGTGATCCGTCGGCGGCACTGGAAGCCGTCGAGCCGGGCCAGCCCCTGGATCAGCAGGAGCGGATGGCCGTCGAGGCCGACCTCGCTGATCTGGCGGTGTACGAAGCGTTGCTGGCGCACAAAGGCATTCGCGGGCTCGTCGTCTGCTGCGACGAGTGTCAGCAGGATCACTACCACGACTGGGACATGCTGCGGGCCAACCTCCTGCAGCTGTTGATCGACGGCACCGTGCGCCCGCACGAGCCCGCCTATGACCCCGAGCCGGACGCCTACGTCACGTGGGATTACTGCCGGGGCTACGCCGACGCCTCGCTCAACGAGGCGACGTCAGACGCCGACGGCTTCCACCGCCGTCACTGATTGGGCGCACCCGGCGTAGCCGCCGACGAGGGCAGCGTCGCGTTCGGGTTGCGCGATTCGACCTTGGCGTTCAACAGCTTCAGCTGATTCATCAGCTCCCGCTTGGCGACGGGGTCGTCGATCGACTGCACCAAACTGCTCACGTCGGTCAGCTGATTCTTAGCCTGCTCCCACTCGCCGCGGTCGATCGATTCCTGCACCTTGGCCAGGTCGGCCTTGGCGGCCAGCATTTCCTGCTTTTCGTGGACCCGCGGTTGGTCGAAGAACATCGCGTGCAACCCGTGCAGGGGGGTGCCGGGACGGGCCTCGACCACCATGGCCCCGAAACCGCTGAGCGCGATCAGCGCGGCGGCGACCGAGGCGATGGCGGTCAGGCCGCGACGGCCCCGCCGGCGCTCGGCCAGTCCTTTCCGCAGCGCGTTGACGGCCTCCTCGGGCGTCACCAGCGCGCTGGCCGGCGGCCACCGCAGGTTGTCGCGCCAGTCCTCGAGCATCGTGGTCAGCACGTCGACGTCGGGGTCCTCGACGCTCACCGGCCGGCGCTGAGCCAGCGCATCGAGGAGCAGGTCGGTGCGGGCGAATTCATCCAGGGATTCAGGCACAGTCACCTGCCGCAATCATCTCGGACTTCAACCGCGACAACGCGCGGTGCTGGGCAACTCGGACCGCCCCCGTGGTGCTGCCGACCGCGGCCGCGGTCTCCTCGGCGGACAGGCCGACGACGACGCGCAGGATCAAGATCTCGCGCTGCTTGGCGGGCAGGATTTCGAGCAGTTCGCTCATCCGGCTCACCGAATCGGCTTCGATGGCAAGCTGTTCGGGCCCCGCGTCGGGCGACCACCGTTCGGGAATCGATTCGGTGGGATAGGCCAGGTCACGACCGGCGGCCCGATGGGCGTCGGCGACCTTGTGGGCCGCGATGCCATAGAGGAAGGCCAGGAAGGGGCGTCCGCGATCGCGATAGCGGGGCAGCGCCGTGATGGTCGCCAAGCACACCTCCTGCGCCACGTCATCCGCTGACAGGCCACCCCGATCGACCGTGCCGACGCGGGCCCGGCAATATCGCACGACGATCGGACGGATGGTCTCCAGCACCTCCCTCAGCGCGCCGTGGTCTCCGGTGACGGCCTTGGCGACCACGGCATCGAGACGTTCCCCTGCTGGAATTGTCATCGACGGTGATATCCCTAACGTTACGAACCGGACACATCGCGGGCCAACTGGGCTAACTAACGAAATGACAATAACGGGCAAGGGCCCGATTCAAGCGGAACGCCACGTTCCACCGGCGTGCCGCACCTGGCCTGCGCAGACATCCCGGATTTCGTGCAGTTGCTGTGCCGAAAACGTGACGCTTTCGATATCGATCAGCAAGCACGCCAACGCCCAACGCAACGGGAGCAGACCTAACCGGCCGGTGGTCTGCAGCGCGGCGTCCGCGACCGCGCGGGCGCGCTCGATGTTTCCCGCGCTGCACAGCGCGGCGGCCAGCACCACCTCGCTCTTGACTCGGTGCCGGGCCGACGGGACGCTCATGGCCGCCGCCAGCTCCACCGCCTCGCCGGCATGGCGGACGGCGACGTCACCCTCGCCGCGGGCCATCGCGAGTTCGGCGGCCACCCACCGCCGGCGCACCGGAATCCGGTCGGGCACGGGCGTTTTGGGGTCCAGGGATGCCAGCAGCGGGTCGGCGCGCGCCAGCAGCGCCGCCGCGGCCGCGAATCGCCCCACGCCCAGCGCGTCGGCCGCCAGCCCGACCAGGGCGTCGGCGCCCGCCTCGGGATCGGCGCCGGCCAGCGCGAGGGCGCGCCCGTCCCAGCGGCGCGCGACGGTGTGCCAACCGAGCTGGCGCAGGAACGATCCCTGCGTGCTCATGCCCAGCGAGGCCAGCCGTCCGGCCGGCGCAGCGCGCCGCAGCGCCGCGAGGTCGCGCTGCGCGGCGCCGTAGCGCCCCTGTCCCCCGGCCGCGACGGCGCGCAGCCACAGTTGCGCGGGCGTCGTCGCCGACGGCAGCGGCCAGTCGCCGGGCCCGTCTCCGAACGCGGCGTCGGCCAACCGCCGCCCAATCAAGGAAGTGTGACGAGTTTCAATCACAATGATGTAGTAAACAGTTTGTGGTCTTCCTGTTACCGAACAGTTAATCACTATAGCCCATGGATAAATTCGGCCCGCGGGCGCGGTCGGCGCTGAGCTGGGAAATTACGTTTCGTACAACCGCCTGGTAGCGCCCCGTCGGAGGCGCCATTTCATTCGAGATGAACGCAACGTTAATTTTGCACCAAGGGACACATACTTTGCCGGGCTAAGTGGCTATTGACGGAAATTCACCGTCGCCCCTAACGTCTACACACGACGGGTAGTCATCGGGGACTCCACTCCACTTAATTTAAGTTGCACACAATCGCTTTCGCGAACCCGACCGCACGTGGGCGGGCCGTGCAGAGAGGGAACGAACCAATGCCACAGCCGGAGCAGCTACCTGGACCCAACGCCGACATCTGGAATTGGCAACTACAGGGCTTGTGCCGCGGCGTTGACTCAGCAATGTTCTTCCACCCCGACGGCGAGCGCGGCCGCGCCCGCATGCAACGCGAGCAACGCGCCAAGGAAATGTGCCGGCAATGCCCGGTGATCCAGGAATGCCGTTCGCACGCCCTCGAAGTCGGCGAGCCCTATGGGGTGTGGGGCGGCCTGTCGGAATCCGAACGCGACCTGCTGCTCAAGGGTGACATCGGCCGCGGCATCCGGCGCAGCGCCTGACCCCCGATCGTCTTTCGGCGCGGGCCTAGTATTCCGGCCGTCGACGCGACCTGGGCAGGTACTCCGCGCCGCCCTCGCCTTCCCAGCGGTGGATCTGCTTGTCCGGAACGTGCGCCGAATCACGCTGGGTGAACAGCGATTTCGCCTTCTCCGCGGGCATGGTTGCTTCCATAATCTGCATCATCGCAAGACCACCTGTGGCCCAAGGCTTTTCGCCGCATGCATTTCGTACGGCAGGGCCCTCAGCACCGTCACGGACCGCCCCGTCCCACCCGGGATGGCGTAGAAACGCTGGTCGCCGGGGCGGGCGCCGGCAATCGCGCGACCCAGCGGGGACGCCATCGAATAGGCCTTGATGCCGGCGGCCTCGGGGCACGGCCGGCCGAGCAGAAGCGTCTCCGTCTCGCCGGTGTCGTCGTAGCGGATGGTCAACACCATGCCCGCTTCGGCGACGGGGTCAAAGGCCGCCCCTTCGCCGACGACGACCGCGTGGGACAGCAGGCCCTCGATCTCGCAGATGCGCGCGCGCCACACGGACTGGCGCGCACGGCGATTCGGGTTGTAGTCCATGAGGTCGTCGGGAACCTCAGCCCCGCGGCGCGAACGCAGCCCGGCCAGTTCGTCGTGCAATCGGGTGTAGTCCTGCGGCGTCATCCGGATGCGCTGGATGGTGGTCATGGCGCGTGGCGTCCTTTCGTGTCGGAGGGGGTTGCCGCCAGGGGCGGGCGGGCCGGTGCACCGCCCCTGACGACTGGGCGCGCCCTGGGTTGGGCGAAGTCTGCGTCCCTTGCTGATTCCATGGTCGCGTGACCGGCCGCAGTGGCGCTTGCCCGAACACGACAACGGCGCGGGGGTTCGTTGTCGCGCTCCGACAACGTCGGGTTCTGCGCGATCAGCAGCGGTGAAAATGAACGATTCG
Coding sequences within it:
- a CDS encoding WhiB family transcriptional regulator, translating into MPQPEQLPGPNADIWNWQLQGLCRGVDSAMFFHPDGERGRARMQREQRAKEMCRQCPVIQECRSHALEVGEPYGVWGGLSESERDLLLKGDIGRGIRRSA
- a CDS encoding anti-sigma-D factor RsdA, producing MTVPESLDEFARTDLLLDALAQRRPVSVEDPDVDVLTTMLEDWRDNLRWPPASALVTPEEAVNALRKGLAERRRGRRGLTAIASVAAALIALSGFGAMVVEARPGTPLHGLHAMFFDQPRVHEKQEMLAAKADLAKVQESIDRGEWEQAKNQLTDVSSLVQSIDDPVAKRELMNQLKLLNAKVESRNPNATLPSSAATPGAPNQ
- a CDS encoding DUF5319 domain-containing protein, with protein sequence MRDHLPPGLPPDPFADDPCDPSAALEAVEPGQPLDQQERMAVEADLADLAVYEALLAHKGIRGLVVCCDECQQDHYHDWDMLRANLLQLLIDGTVRPHEPAYDPEPDAYVTWDYCRGYADASLNEATSDADGFHRRH
- a CDS encoding GreA/GreB family elongation factor, whose amino-acid sequence is MTTIQRIRMTPQDYTRLHDELAGLRSRRGAEVPDDLMDYNPNRRARQSVWRARICEIEGLLSHAVVVGEGAAFDPVAEAGMVLTIRYDDTGETETLLLGRPCPEAAGIKAYSMASPLGRAIAGARPGDQRFYAIPGGTGRSVTVLRALPYEMHAAKSLGPQVVLR
- a CDS encoding sigma-70 family RNA polymerase sigma factor codes for the protein MTIPAGERLDAVVAKAVTGDHGALREVLETIRPIVVRYCRARVGTVDRGGLSADDVAQEVCLATITALPRYRDRGRPFLAFLYGIAAHKVADAHRAAGRDLAYPTESIPERWSPDAGPEQLAIEADSVSRMSELLEILPAKQREILILRVVVGLSAEETAAAVGSTTGAVRVAQHRALSRLKSEMIAAGDCA